The DNA segment AGCAGGTGCTCGCCGATCCCGACAGCCGGGCCCTCTATCTCTTTCCCCTGAAGGCCCTGGCCCAGGACCAGCTCCGGGCCCTCGAGGCCCTCACCGCCGGCTGGCCCGGGCCGGCCCGGCCGACGGCGGCGGTCTACGACGGCGACACATCCCCCTACCGCCGGCGCCGGCTCCGCGAACGCCCTCCCAACGTGCTCCTCACCAACCCCGAGATGCTGCACCTGTCGCTCCTGGCCCACCACCCGAGCTGGGCCGCCTTCTGGGCCGGCCTCACCCACGTGGTGGTGGACGAGGTCCACACCTACCGCGGGGTGCTCGGCTCCCACATGGCGTGGGTCCTGCGGCGCCTCGAGCGGGTGGCCGCCCGCTACGGCTCGCGCCCGGCCTACGTCTTCAGCTCCGCCACCGTGGCGAACCCCGCGGAGCTCGCCCGGAACCTCACGGGCCGCCCGGCCGAGGCGGTCACGGAGAGCGGCGCCCCGGCGGGCGAGCGCCACGTCCTCTTCCTGGACCCGGAAGACGGGGCGGCGGCCGCGGCCATCCAGCTCCTCCGGGCCGCGCTGGAGCGGCGGCTCCGGACCATCGTCTACGCCCAGTCGCGCCGGCTCACGGAGCTCATCGCCCTCTGGGCCGCCGAGCGCTCCGGCCCCTACCGGGACCGCATCAGCGCCTACCGGGCCGGGTTCCTGCCGGAGGAACGCCGGGAGATCGAGGCCCGCCTGGCCCGGGGCGACCTCCTGGCCGTGGTCACCACCAGCGCCCTGGAGCTCGGGATCGACATCGGGACCCTGGATCTGTGCCTCCTCGTGGGCTACCCGGGCACCGTGATGGCCACCTGGCAGCGGGGGGGGCGCGTGGGCCGGGCCCGACGCCCCTCGGCCGTGGTGCTCATCGCCCAGGAAGACGCCCTGGACCAGCACTTCATGCGCCACCCGGAGGACTTCTTCCGCCGCCCGCCCGAGCCCGCGGTCCTGAACCCCGACAACCCCGTCATCGCGGCCCGGCATCTGGAATGCGCCGCCGCCGAGGCCCCCCTGGCAGCGGACGAGGCCCTCCTGGCCTCCCCGGCCGCGGCCCGTGTCGCGGCGGACCTCGAGGCCCGGGGCCGCCTCCTGCGGAGCGCCGACGGCGCCCGGCTCCACGCCGCCCGGCGGCGGCCGCACCGCGGGGTGGACCTCCGGGGCGCCGGGGGCGCGCTGCACATCGAGGACGCGGCCACCGGCGAGACCATCGGGCGGATCGACGAGTACCGCGCCCACCGCGAGACCCACCCGGGCGCGGTCTACCTCCACCGGGGCGTCACCTACCTCGTGGAGGAACTCGACCTCGAGGGGCGGAGGGTGCGCGCCCGCCCGGCCCGGGTGGACTACTTCACCCGGGTCCGCGGCCGCAAGGAGACGCAGATCCTCGAGGTCCTGGACCGGCGGCCGGCGGCCGGGACCCGGGTGGGGCTCGCCCGGATCCGGGTCACCGACCGGGTGACGGGCTACGAGCGCCGGCGCGTTCGGGGCCAGGCCCTGCTCACCGTGGTGCCGCTGGAGCTGCCCCCGCGGGTCTTCGAGACCGAGGGCCTCTGGATCGAGGTCCCCGCCCCGGTGCAGGCCGCGGTGGAGCGGGCCTTCCTCCACTTCATGGGGGGCATCCACGCCATGGAGCACGCCGCCATCGGGATCCTGCCGCTCCTGGTGCTCGCGGACAGGAACGACCTGGGCGGGATCTCCACGCCCCGCCACCCGGACCTGGAGACCGCCGCGGTCTTCATCTACGACGGCGTCCCGGGCGGCGTGGGGCTTTCGCGCCTCGCCTTCCAGCGGGCCGAGGACCTCTTGGAGGAGACCCTCCGGGCCGTCCGGGACTGCCCCTGCGAGCTGGGGTGCCCCTCCTGCGTCCACTCCCCGAAGTGCGGCTCGGGCAACCGGCCCATCGACAAGGCCGCCGCCCTGGCCGTCCTGGAGGGGCTCTGCACCGGGCGGGCCGCCGCCGCGGAACGGCCGGCGCCGCCGAAGCCGCCGCCCCCCCCGGCGGCTCCCGGGCCGGCCGAGCGCCCCCGGGCACGGCCGGCGCGCCCTTCGCCCCGCTTCGGGGTCTTCGACCTCGAGACCCGCCGTTCCGCCGAGGAGGTGGGCGGCTGGCACCGGGCGGAGCGCATGGGGGTGAGCGTCGCCGTGCTCTACGAGGCGGAGGGGGACGCCTTCCATGTCTTCACCGAGGAGCGGATCCCGGAACTCGCGGAGCGGGTCCGGGCCCTGGACCTCCTGGTGGG comes from the Dissulfurirhabdus thermomarina genome and includes:
- a CDS encoding DEAD/DEAH box helicase, with translation MTESRLDDFLRALEAAPRLGRRVVHHEVIPARAAGFAEPVRPLPGPLRAILDRAGVGALYRHQARALDLVRSGRDVVVATPTASGKTLVYNLPVLEQVLADPDSRALYLFPLKALAQDQLRALEALTAGWPGPARPTAAVYDGDTSPYRRRRLRERPPNVLLTNPEMLHLSLLAHHPSWAAFWAGLTHVVVDEVHTYRGVLGSHMAWVLRRLERVAARYGSRPAYVFSSATVANPAELARNLTGRPAEAVTESGAPAGERHVLFLDPEDGAAAAAIQLLRAALERRLRTIVYAQSRRLTELIALWAAERSGPYRDRISAYRAGFLPEERREIEARLARGDLLAVVTTSALELGIDIGTLDLCLLVGYPGTVMATWQRGGRVGRARRPSAVVLIAQEDALDQHFMRHPEDFFRRPPEPAVLNPDNPVIAARHLECAAAEAPLAADEALLASPAAARVAADLEARGRLLRSADGARLHAARRRPHRGVDLRGAGGALHIEDAATGETIGRIDEYRAHRETHPGAVYLHRGVTYLVEELDLEGRRVRARPARVDYFTRVRGRKETQILEVLDRRPAAGTRVGLARIRVTDRVTGYERRRVRGQALLTVVPLELPPRVFETEGLWIEVPAPVQAAVERAFLHFMGGIHAMEHAAIGILPLLVLADRNDLGGISTPRHPDLETAAVFIYDGVPGGVGLSRLAFQRAEDLLEETLRAVRDCPCELGCPSCVHSPKCGSGNRPIDKAAALAVLEGLCTGRAAAAERPAPPKPPPPPAAPGPAERPRARPARPSPRFGVFDLETRRSAEEVGGWHRAERMGVSVAVLYEAEGDAFHVFTEERIPELAERVRALDLLVGFNVKRFDYRVLGAYGGLDWHALPTLDILEEVHRRLGYRLSLDHLAAETLGARKSADGLQALRWWREGRMDLLAAYCREDVLLTRDLYLFGRRNGYLLFRNKAGSRVRIPVAWGP